One window of the Methanolacinia paynteri genome contains the following:
- a CDS encoding PIN domain-containing protein — translation MKAQLKKKIYIFVDTNHIYNTKNDLDLFSTKFLNYLLRLKNFFSAEIGQVEIEIIFPDTVVKERIQQKFDQIFPLINSSIACIDKLCKYNSIDETELIKNMNILKENLKGNLDKIASDFLIAEDIQRTSTCSGDNFNKIIEKAIKKEVPFNTDKSRGLKDALIWYSIQDYIDSKDISSEDQFFFFTENIKDFNSQDNKKEFIDKFKKELQYVNLKNANFENHDEKIKNFLVNIITNFKEYEITSFRIIYSEYNSFIKIFEVFAKPLPFNFAPMIRKKYSKNNWEDEIKSDLINEMKNFNFKGKWDDIKLETLETSPIERIIVELDYSRSMQSYILADIEIELYDSTSKYPHFENIIIPEECVHYHLSPDNRNIYEYYTLDPEYLQQIISYIENEMDLEIESDLIDIYTD, via the coding sequence ATGAAGGCACAACTCAAAAAAAAGATATATATTTTCGTTGACACGAACCACATTTATAATACAAAAAACGATTTGGATTTATTTAGTACAAAATTTTTAAATTATTTATTAAGGCTAAAAAATTTTTTCTCAGCAGAAATTGGTCAAGTTGAAATAGAGATCATTTTTCCAGATACTGTAGTAAAAGAAAGAATCCAACAAAAATTTGATCAAATCTTTCCTTTAATTAATTCTTCAATAGCGTGTATTGATAAATTATGTAAATATAATTCGATTGATGAAACAGAACTTATTAAGAATATGAATATTTTAAAGGAAAATTTGAAAGGAAACCTAGATAAAATTGCATCTGATTTTTTAATAGCTGAGGATATACAAAGAACAAGCACTTGTTCTGGAGACAATTTCAATAAAATCATTGAAAAGGCAATAAAAAAGGAGGTTCCATTTAATACCGATAAATCAAGAGGATTAAAAGACGCTTTAATCTGGTATTCAATTCAAGATTATATTGACTCCAAAGATATCTCTAGCGAAGATCAATTTTTCTTTTTTACTGAAAATATTAAAGATTTTAATTCTCAAGACAACAAAAAAGAATTTATTGATAAATTTAAAAAAGAATTGCAATATGTAAATCTTAAAAATGCAAATTTTGAAAATCATGATGAAAAAATTAAAAATTTTTTAGTTAATATCATAACAAATTTTAAAGAATATGAAATAACTTCATTTAGAATTATTTACTCTGAATATAATTCATTCATTAAAATTTTTGAGGTTTTTGCAAAACCATTACCTTTTAATTTCGCTCCAATGATAAGAAAAAAGTATTCCAAGAATAACTGGGAAGACGAAATTAAATCAGACCTTATTAATGAGATGAAAAACTTTAATTTTAAAGGAAAATGGGATGATATAAAACTCGAAACATTGGAGACATCACCAATTGAAAGAATAATTGTAGAGTTGGATTATTCTAGAAGTATGCAATCATATATATTAGCTGATATTGAAATCGAATTATACGATTCAACCTCTAAGTACCCTCATTTTGAGAATATTATTATTCCAGAGGAATGTGTGCATTATCATTTATCTCCAGATAACAGAAATATTTATGAGTATTATACTTTAGATCCTGAATACCTCCAACAAATCATTTCATACATTGAAAATGAAATGGATTTAGAAATAGAATCTGATTTAATTGATATCTATACTGATTAA
- a CDS encoding ester cyclase → MSDADANKEKIKILFDRVLNGGDDYYLDELIAADYIEHNPVPGQEPGAEGVKNKLKDLRAAFPGIRFFPGEFVAEGDLVAVSYRWEATHNGPFMGLAPTGKRVSVEGMDFYKFKNGKLAEHRDCADMLGLMVQLRVFRL, encoded by the coding sequence ATGAGCGATGCCGATGCAAATAAAGAGAAAATAAAAATACTCTTCGATCGCGTCCTCAACGGGGGCGACGACTACTACCTGGACGAACTGATAGCGGCGGATTATATCGAGCATAACCCCGTTCCCGGGCAGGAGCCCGGTGCGGAAGGAGTGAAGAACAAGCTGAAAGATCTTCGGGCGGCATTTCCCGGCATCCGTTTCTTCCCCGGGGAATTTGTGGCCGAGGGCGATCTCGTAGCAGTCAGTTACCGCTGGGAGGCCACCCACAACGGGCCGTTCATGGGCCTTGCCCCGACCGGAAAGAGAGTGTCGGTCGAGGGGATGGACTTCTATAAGTTCAAAAACGGAAAACTCGCCGAACACCGGGACTGTGCAGACATGCTCGGCCTTATGGTGCAGCTCCGTGTCTTCAGGCTCTGA
- a CDS encoding nitroreductase family protein: protein MNDENEVTRVIKGRRSIRNYSDRVVPDELIERLIDMGIHAPSALALFPWSFIVVKDKGMMKRISEYVKPQILAELKNAKRVGMTQRYLDMVGEERFSIFYNAPCLLLILGKNDAPIADVDCALCAQNIMLAAHSMDLGTCWIGSARHLEKNPGLVEELGIPDEYHLVSSLVLGYPAEKPEKPARPEPSVNWIK from the coding sequence ATGAACGATGAGAACGAAGTGACTCGTGTGATTAAGGGAAGGAGAAGCATCAGGAATTATTCGGACAGGGTGGTTCCGGATGAACTGATCGAGAGGCTGATCGACATGGGGATACATGCACCTTCGGCCCTCGCCCTTTTTCCGTGGAGTTTTATCGTTGTAAAGGACAAGGGGATGATGAAGAGAATCTCCGAATATGTAAAACCCCAGATTCTCGCGGAGCTGAAAAATGCAAAAAGAGTCGGGATGACACAGAGATATCTTGATATGGTGGGCGAGGAGAGATTTTCGATCTTCTACAACGCTCCTTGTCTTCTCCTTATACTTGGCAAAAACGATGCTCCCATAGCCGATGTAGACTGTGCTCTCTGTGCACAGAATATCATGCTCGCCGCACATTCAATGGATCTCGGCACATGCTGGATCGGATCGGCGAGACATCTTGAAAAAAATCCGGGGCTTGTTGAAGAACTGGGTATCCCGGACGAATACCATCTCGTCTCCTCTCTCGTCCTCGGGTACCCGGCGGAAAAACCGGAGAAGCCGGCGAGGCCGGAGCCGTCTGTTAACTGGATAAAATAA
- a CDS encoding VOC family protein — protein sequence MNNEKPFSYHSTVLFVEDVERSKKFYTEVMGEEIELDLGKNVGFKNGLAIWEGEYGRNVIFGDPSGGDYSSKKMLEIYYETEDMAETYEILKSAGVKFVHEVVEQPWRQLTVRFLDPDGHMIEVGERMDVCIGRLAASGETPEMIAKSTTMPVEIVNAILANRD from the coding sequence ATGAATAATGAAAAGCCATTCTCGTATCATTCGACAGTCCTCTTCGTAGAAGATGTGGAGAGATCGAAGAAGTTCTACACTGAGGTAATGGGAGAGGAGATCGAACTCGATCTCGGGAAAAATGTAGGATTCAAAAACGGCCTTGCCATCTGGGAAGGGGAGTACGGCCGGAATGTAATATTCGGGGACCCTTCCGGGGGAGATTATTCCTCGAAGAAGATGCTTGAGATCTACTACGAGACCGAGGACATGGCGGAAACTTATGAGATCCTGAAATCCGCCGGAGTCAAATTCGTTCACGAAGTCGTCGAACAGCCCTGGCGCCAGCTCACCGTACGATTCCTCGATCCGGACGGACACATGATAGAGGTCGGCGAGAGAATGGACGTCTGCATAGGGAGACTTGCGGCCTCGGGGGAGACACCTGAGATGATCGCGAAATCGACGACGATGCCTGTCGAAATAGTGAATGCAATCCTGGCGAACAGAGATTAG
- a CDS encoding DUF4956 domain-containing protein — MLNLSNTEVLFVLGFLVNFIVAFIIVRLIYYPKKGEKNFIFTFLAFNAVVYFIIGLFTSIELSIGAGFGLFALFSILRYRTETVPIREMTYLFIMVALPILNSILFDSGEYAKLLVIDVLMIVVVWVLENGWGFKREVMQKEVVYEKIDLVKAGHENELIDDLRIRTGLNVRDVDIRSIDFLRDVAQLKIYYTADPVEVMDSFSENIEENPGNPGDKLTEE, encoded by the coding sequence TTGCTGAATCTGAGTAATACCGAAGTTTTGTTTGTACTGGGATTCCTGGTAAACTTCATAGTGGCGTTCATAATCGTCAGGTTGATCTATTACCCTAAGAAAGGCGAGAAGAACTTTATATTCACGTTCCTTGCGTTCAACGCGGTCGTGTACTTCATAATCGGGCTTTTCACGAGTATAGAGCTCTCGATAGGGGCGGGATTCGGGCTTTTCGCCCTCTTCTCGATCCTGAGGTACAGGACCGAGACCGTCCCCATCAGGGAGATGACGTATCTCTTCATCATGGTGGCGCTTCCGATCCTAAACTCCATCCTGTTCGACTCGGGAGAGTATGCAAAACTCCTGGTCATAGATGTGTTGATGATCGTAGTCGTCTGGGTCCTCGAGAACGGATGGGGCTTTAAGAGAGAGGTCATGCAGAAGGAGGTGGTCTATGAAAAGATAGACCTTGTAAAAGCAGGACATGAGAACGAACTGATTGATGATTTAAGGATTCGTACCGGACTTAACGTCAGGGATGTCGATATCCGGAGTATCGACTTCCTTCGTGACGTTGCCCAGCTTAAAATCTACTATACGGCAGATCCGGTAGAAGTTATGGACAGCTTTTCCGAAAATATAGAAGAGAACCCGGGGAATCCCGGGGATAAACTGACAGAGGAATAA
- a CDS encoding polyphosphate polymerase domain-containing protein, giving the protein MSAQILQRGEHCGYDMNTRGSILMNRNDMDTYTKTDDEANILNGKISSAIEGYEQITLEELKNSDASLMSRKESKYLMTFDQCLELISGLDGDYMILDVDECKMSGYETEYYDDDSFTSYHQHHNGKANRYKLRARHYLSSGEYYIEVKEKKNTGVTVKNRIEISESSDMSEEEYDRFLRMSFPFDYHEFHPVISVEYKRVTLVSKRMNERITLDFDLTFKNSEQIYSFPAVVIGEVKMDKSITSSKALTYIRTLGIRERSFSKYCIGVSLIYSHLKHNRFKPNLLFLSRISGSEAIC; this is encoded by the coding sequence ATGTCAGCACAGATCCTCCAAAGAGGAGAACACTGCGGATACGATATGAATACAAGGGGTTCGATATTGATGAACCGGAATGATATGGATACATATACAAAAACAGACGATGAGGCCAATATTTTAAACGGGAAGATCTCATCCGCAATTGAAGGATACGAGCAGATCACGCTTGAAGAGCTGAAGAATTCGGATGCCTCGCTCATGTCGAGGAAGGAATCGAAATACCTCATGACATTCGACCAGTGCCTTGAGCTTATATCGGGCCTCGACGGCGACTACATGATACTCGATGTAGACGAGTGCAAAATGAGCGGCTACGAAACCGAATACTACGACGACGATTCGTTCACGAGCTATCACCAGCACCACAACGGCAAGGCCAACCGCTATAAGCTCAGGGCCAGGCACTACCTCTCCTCCGGCGAGTATTACATCGAGGTCAAGGAGAAGAAGAACACCGGGGTTACGGTCAAAAACCGCATCGAAATCTCCGAATCCTCCGATATGAGCGAAGAGGAATACGACAGGTTCCTCAGGATGTCATTCCCGTTTGACTACCACGAGTTCCATCCCGTCATATCCGTGGAGTATAAGCGGGTCACCCTTGTCTCGAAGAGGATGAACGAGAGGATAACACTGGATTTCGATCTCACATTCAAAAACAGTGAACAGATCTACTCGTTCCCCGCCGTCGTGATAGGGGAAGTCAAGATGGACAAGAGCATCACCAGTTCAAAGGCCCTGACCTATATCAGGACGCTTGGAATACGGGAGAGAAGTTTCTCGAAGTACTGCATAGGGGTATCGCTGATCTACAGCCACCTCAAGCACAACAGGTTCAAGCCGAATCTTCTCTTCCTTTCCAGGATATCCGGGAGTGAAGCGATTTGCTGA
- a CDS encoding ABC transporter permease translates to MDVIYTIWLRSVKRYIRSKSRIVGSLGMPLFLLVFMGFGLNSVVVIPNTGEDYIVFLAPGIVAMGVLFTSIFSGIQIIWDKQFGFLKETLVAPVTRTEIMLGQTFGGATTAIIQGTIILLISFVIGLSYPGILGLLIAAGFMILIGIAFTSLGIAIASRMEDMNGFQLIMSFLIFPIFGLSGAMFPIDSLPSAFKSLTMIDPLTYGVEGVRYGLTGASQINPVICLIVLGAFSVAMILVGAYLFRKTSV, encoded by the coding sequence ATGGACGTTATATACACGATATGGCTCAGGAGCGTCAAGAGATACATAAGATCGAAGAGCCGTATCGTCGGCAGTCTCGGAATGCCGCTCTTCCTCCTCGTGTTCATGGGATTCGGCCTGAACTCGGTCGTCGTAATCCCCAACACCGGAGAAGACTACATCGTCTTCCTTGCTCCCGGAATCGTTGCGATGGGTGTCCTGTTTACGTCGATATTCTCGGGGATACAGATCATCTGGGACAAACAGTTCGGATTCCTGAAGGAGACGCTCGTAGCACCGGTGACGAGAACCGAGATCATGCTCGGCCAGACATTCGGGGGAGCAACCACCGCAATCATCCAGGGAACGATAATCCTCCTGATCTCGTTCGTCATCGGTCTCAGCTACCCGGGAATCCTCGGGCTTCTCATTGCCGCGGGATTCATGATCCTGATCGGAATCGCGTTCACATCGCTCGGCATAGCGATCGCATCGAGAATGGAGGACATGAATGGATTCCAGCTGATAATGAGCTTCCTGATATTTCCTATCTTCGGGCTGTCCGGTGCAATGTTTCCGATCGACAGCCTTCCTTCGGCATTCAAATCGCTGACTATGATCGATCCCCTGACATACGGAGTGGAGGGAGTAAGATACGGCCTGACAGGTGCATCGCAGATCAACCCCGTGATATGCTTAATCGTGCTCGGAGCGTTCTCCGTTGCAATGATACTGGTCGGGGCGTACCTGTTCAGGAAGACTTCGGTCTAA
- a CDS encoding ATP-binding cassette domain-containing protein — translation MKAVTVENLTKKFGDFTAVDNISFDIDENEIFGLLGPNGAGKSTTISILATMADATSGKAIVNGHDTADDEDGVRKSIGIVFQDQSLDEELTAWENMDFHGRLYRIPGETRDKRIKELLELVGLYDRKDDLVKTFSGGMRRRLEIARGLLHRPKVLFLDEPTLGLDPQTRNYLWEYIENLNREFGISVIITTHYMEEADRLCNRIGIIDRGRIIALDTPENLKNSIGGDLITVKSPDFNEKISGLDQPWIENISCYDGFFTISLSNAEEHLTAVISALLDNGIEISSVSVHKPTLEDVFLHYTGKTIRDAEADSKDHMRMMHNMRRH, via the coding sequence ATGAAAGCGGTAACAGTTGAAAACCTTACGAAGAAGTTCGGCGATTTCACGGCAGTCGACAATATATCGTTCGATATAGATGAAAACGAGATCTTCGGCCTCCTGGGTCCGAACGGGGCAGGAAAATCAACGACGATATCCATCCTCGCGACGATGGCCGATGCCACTTCGGGAAAGGCGATTGTAAACGGTCACGACACCGCCGATGACGAAGATGGCGTCAGAAAATCCATCGGCATAGTCTTCCAGGACCAGAGTCTCGACGAAGAACTGACCGCCTGGGAGAACATGGATTTCCACGGGAGGCTCTACAGGATTCCCGGGGAAACACGCGACAAGAGGATAAAAGAGCTTCTTGAGCTTGTAGGTCTCTACGACAGGAAGGACGATCTTGTAAAGACCTTCTCCGGGGGTATGAGACGGAGGCTCGAGATTGCAAGAGGTCTTCTGCACAGGCCGAAGGTTCTCTTCCTCGACGAACCGACACTCGGCCTCGACCCGCAGACGAGGAATTATCTCTGGGAATATATCGAGAATCTTAACAGGGAATTCGGGATCTCCGTAATCATCACTACCCACTACATGGAGGAGGCGGACAGGCTGTGCAACAGGATCGGGATTATAGACAGGGGACGAATCATCGCACTCGACACACCCGAAAACCTCAAAAACAGTATCGGCGGTGACCTCATCACTGTAAAGTCACCGGATTTCAATGAAAAAATCTCGGGCCTGGACCAGCCCTGGATTGAAAACATCTCATGTTATGACGGTTTTTTTACAATCAGTCTTTCAAACGCGGAGGAGCACCTGACCGCAGTAATCAGTGCTCTTCTTGACAACGGCATCGAAATATCATCGGTCTCGGTTCACAAACCGACACTCGAAGATGTCTTCCTCCACTATACGGGAAAGACGATACGCGACGCCGAGGCGGATTCGAAGGATCACATGAGAATGATGCATAACATGAGGAGGCACTGA
- a CDS encoding PadR family transcriptional regulator translates to MKEDDFEMPGFHRHMKFENGRSHRTGGIMKLYVLHSLTVGPKTGYDLIKEISEKTDGIWVPSKGMLYPLLKKMEEEGLIVVSDTGSRSKNIYEITEDGRELLERMVKHRKEAGKRMHVFRRIMADIFGGNFGKAGENLYDIHQLLNEIPPEKEEEAASITGKCLEELKRLKGNESGNS, encoded by the coding sequence ATGAAAGAAGACGACTTTGAAATGCCCGGATTTCACAGGCATATGAAATTCGAAAACGGCAGAAGCCACAGGACCGGCGGGATCATGAAACTCTACGTCCTGCATTCCCTGACAGTCGGACCGAAGACCGGCTACGATCTCATAAAGGAGATCTCGGAGAAGACCGACGGCATATGGGTCCCGAGCAAGGGGATGCTTTATCCGCTGCTGAAGAAGATGGAAGAGGAAGGTCTCATCGTGGTCTCCGATACCGGATCACGCTCGAAGAATATCTACGAGATCACGGAAGACGGCAGGGAACTCCTGGAAAGAATGGTAAAACACAGGAAAGAGGCCGGAAAAAGGATGCACGTTTTCAGGCGGATCATGGCCGACATCTTCGGTGGGAACTTCGGGAAAGCAGGAGAAAACCTGTATGATATCCACCAGCTCCTAAATGAAATCCCTCCTGAAAAGGAGGAAGAGGCCGCATCGATAACAGGAAAATGTCTTGAGGAGTTAAAGAGGCTGAAAGGAAATGAAAGCGGTAACAGTTGA
- a CDS encoding cache domain-containing protein: protein MKNACSILSIAVIAMAVLLSSGCTTTSEICPACEAAQTADDSNSDSLMQASLSELQGETYTGLDDLFSRARDCAGSVGTADLQEKISEAASGKDYILTVAYIGSDGVLNAISPESEGINVGDSLAYQDSVARMNENKTPLLTDLFELKQGGYAAAVYYPVFSGDSYLGFISITFVPETFFSKYAKELKEESGFEVMVLQTDGLILYDPDESEAGQQTFNNPAYEDFPGIIEAAEKVVKDWSGSCEYSYYATGTKDEIVKKAFWSTVDTGGNEWRIMVIKNIGEE, encoded by the coding sequence ATGAAAAATGCCTGTTCAATTTTGTCAATTGCAGTTATCGCAATGGCGGTTCTCCTCTCTTCCGGGTGCACCACCACTTCGGAAATATGCCCGGCATGTGAAGCCGCACAAACGGCGGATGATTCCAATTCCGATTCACTCATGCAGGCATCGCTTTCGGAGCTGCAGGGCGAAACATACACGGGATTGGACGATCTCTTTTCCCGGGCACGGGATTGTGCAGGATCTGTCGGAACTGCCGATCTGCAGGAAAAGATCTCTGAAGCCGCCTCTGGTAAAGACTACATTCTCACAGTTGCATACATCGGAAGCGATGGCGTCCTGAACGCTATCTCTCCCGAATCAGAAGGGATTAATGTCGGTGATTCGCTGGCGTACCAGGATTCAGTAGCCCGGATGAATGAAAACAAAACCCCGCTCCTGACAGATCTCTTCGAACTGAAGCAGGGCGGATATGCCGCAGCAGTCTATTACCCGGTTTTTTCCGGCGACAGCTACCTGGGATTCATAAGCATCACCTTCGTTCCCGAGACCTTTTTCAGCAAATATGCAAAAGAGCTGAAAGAGGAATCAGGCTTCGAGGTCATGGTCCTCCAGACCGACGGATTAATTCTCTACGATCCCGATGAATCCGAAGCAGGACAACAGACCTTTAACAATCCCGCCTACGAGGATTTCCCCGGAATCATCGAAGCGGCTGAAAAGGTTGTCAAAGACTGGTCGGGAAGCTGCGAATACAGTTATTATGCAACAGGAACGAAGGATGAAATCGTCAAGAAGGCTTTCTGGAGCACTGTGGATACAGGCGGAAACGAATGGAGAATCATGGTTATCAAAAATATCGGTGAAGAATAA
- a CDS encoding CatB-related O-acetyltransferase gives MKKSVEDYLSDERFAFTGDALRDGFIGQYAVYHEGKKLDYELMEQHPGAIIFEGATVSPDCILGENVVIHPGIGIMSSEIGDYTYTWSGMHNTKVGKFCSIALHNRICYGFHPSHTFVAMHPAFYSKWNPGALASFTDETIFQESLPVTIGNDVWIGAGCSILDGITIGDGAIIGAGAVVTKDVPDYAIVAGVPAKVIRYRFEEDQIELLKEFRWWNRDIEWIREHAGLFSDIEKFCKYIGENY, from the coding sequence ATGAAAAAATCAGTTGAAGACTACTTATCAGACGAACGGTTCGCATTCACGGGCGATGCTCTTAGAGACGGATTCATAGGGCAGTATGCCGTTTATCACGAAGGAAAGAAACTCGATTACGAGCTGATGGAGCAGCACCCCGGGGCAATAATATTCGAAGGTGCGACCGTCTCCCCGGACTGCATACTCGGTGAAAATGTCGTCATCCACCCCGGAATCGGGATCATGTCATCGGAGATCGGAGACTATACATATACGTGGTCGGGGATGCACAATACGAAGGTCGGAAAATTCTGCTCGATCGCACTCCACAACAGGATCTGCTACGGGTTTCACCCGTCGCACACATTTGTCGCGATGCATCCCGCATTCTACTCGAAATGGAATCCCGGCGCTCTCGCCTCGTTTACGGATGAGACAATATTCCAGGAGAGCCTCCCGGTAACAATAGGAAACGATGTATGGATCGGTGCGGGATGCTCCATCCTCGACGGGATCACGATCGGCGACGGTGCGATAATCGGGGCGGGAGCCGTCGTCACAAAAGATGTCCCCGATTATGCAATAGTCGCAGGAGTCCCGGCAAAGGTTATCAGGTACAGGTTCGAAGAGGACCAGATCGAACTCCTGAAAGAGTTCCGGTGGTGGAACAGGGATATCGAATGGATCAGGGAGCATGCCGGGCTCTTTTCGGATATCGAAAAATTCTGTAAATATATCGGGGAGAATTACTAA
- a CDS encoding ABC transporter substrate-binding protein — MKKRANIICLVVLVLALSISLLLAGCTARDDRTQTKAGVLLPLSGTYEKEGNYILSGIMAEANESGSGIEYIIRDTGGDPETALEEIRKLHSSGIDLIIGPLTEDEITNVIGFAGENDMILLLPFENSTDLPDERGTVYRISPGHRGEIFAVSGLINDLSPGSPVILVIHEGSDAELEKIPHFGNYTSLNIRLLNYLHEDLDYYLATSGAPEIAVWTGSPVNGSEAVKTIREYGPDTAIILSESSASNLFTENAGSYAEGVYGIEYPGGLSEEIMYEYYGHDTAMVLEEALAGGADTIPEIREELDRNIVTGYTGVKYFRDGSTAPPYYIIIKVENGTWVKDDEYSARLMARISAVYGGALEFDPLLNDDHARLPLPHGIYD, encoded by the coding sequence ATGAAAAAAAGAGCGAACATAATCTGCCTCGTCGTGCTGGTCCTGGCACTTTCAATCTCGCTCCTCCTTGCGGGATGCACTGCACGGGACGACAGAACACAAACGAAGGCAGGTGTTCTGCTTCCTCTTTCAGGAACGTATGAAAAGGAAGGAAATTACATTCTCTCCGGGATCATGGCAGAAGCGAATGAGAGCGGAAGCGGGATCGAATATATCATAAGGGATACCGGAGGAGATCCGGAAACGGCTCTTGAAGAGATCCGCAAACTTCACTCATCGGGGATCGATCTCATTATCGGACCCCTGACTGAAGATGAAATTACAAATGTCATCGGATTTGCAGGGGAGAATGATATGATCCTGCTTCTCCCGTTTGAGAATTCGACTGATCTCCCGGATGAGAGAGGAACCGTCTACAGGATCTCCCCCGGCCACAGGGGAGAGATCTTTGCCGTCTCCGGCCTCATAAACGATCTCTCGCCCGGCAGCCCTGTGATCCTGGTAATCCATGAAGGCTCGGACGCCGAACTTGAAAAGATCCCGCACTTCGGGAACTATACTTCCCTGAACATCAGGCTCCTGAACTATCTCCACGAAGACCTTGACTATTACCTGGCAACTTCAGGCGCACCGGAGATCGCAGTCTGGACCGGTTCGCCTGTAAACGGTTCGGAGGCCGTAAAGACCATAAGGGAATACGGCCCGGATACGGCGATCATTCTCTCCGAATCTTCCGCAAGCAATCTCTTCACGGAGAATGCAGGCTCATATGCCGAAGGCGTCTACGGGATCGAGTACCCGGGTGGTCTCAGCGAAGAGATCATGTATGAATATTACGGACACGATACCGCTATGGTCCTGGAAGAAGCACTTGCGGGAGGTGCGGATACAATACCCGAGATCAGGGAGGAGCTGGACAGAAATATCGTCACAGGTTACACCGGGGTCAAATACTTCAGGGACGGCAGCACTGCTCCCCCTTATTATATAATCATAAAGGTTGAGAACGGCACCTGGGTGAAGGACGATGAATATTCAGCCAGACTGATGGCAAGAATTTCGGCTGTCTACGGCGGAGCCCTCGAGTTCGATCCCCTGTTAAACGATGACCATGCAAGGCTTCCCCTCCCTCACGGAATATACGACTGA
- a CDS encoding inorganic phosphate transporter has translation MEAILFFVTIVFALFFNFVNGMNDAANSIATVIGTRTISPLHAVLLAGSMNFIGPFIFGTAIAETIGVGILEGSVLNCYVLFSAAFTAVMWVLLSTRYGIPISSSHALIGGMMGAAVAYAGLGSVLWPSPATIVSLAIYMAAGGICGAVILLIFAKIKKKEPGIMPLVFFAAGACLVVPVLMVTGTLPISGILAVLIFIVVSPAIGFITAYTLIVVMALILNRKVNRGRINSAMKPLHVLSAAALAISHGANDAQNAMGIITSVLLAAGVLSTFEVPLWVIVSSCLAIAMGTMIGGCNVIDKMANKITHISQYQGFAASTGGAMILSLMTAFGVPVSTTHAISGSIMGAGATRGRAAVNWSASREIVAAWFVTIPASMALSYVVMLLIMAVFG, from the coding sequence ATGGAAGCCATATTATTTTTCGTGACGATAGTTTTCGCTCTTTTTTTCAACTTCGTCAACGGAATGAATGATGCCGCAAATTCGATTGCAACCGTAATCGGAACCCGCACCATCTCTCCGCTTCATGCCGTTCTTCTCGCCGGCTCGATGAACTTCATCGGCCCTTTCATCTTCGGGACGGCAATCGCGGAGACGATTGGTGTAGGAATTCTCGAAGGCAGCGTGCTCAACTGTTACGTCCTCTTCTCAGCCGCATTTACGGCGGTCATGTGGGTTCTGTTGTCGACAAGATACGGAATCCCGATATCGAGCAGCCATGCCCTGATCGGGGGAATGATGGGTGCGGCGGTTGCATATGCAGGTCTGGGAAGCGTTCTCTGGCCTTCCCCTGCGACAATCGTCTCGCTGGCAATATACATGGCGGCCGGCGGGATATGCGGAGCCGTGATACTGCTCATATTTGCAAAGATTAAGAAGAAAGAGCCCGGAATAATGCCGCTGGTATTCTTTGCCGCAGGTGCATGCCTGGTGGTGCCTGTTCTGATGGTAACGGGAACCCTGCCGATCTCAGGGATACTTGCAGTGCTGATATTCATAGTCGTCTCACCTGCAATCGGGTTCATAACCGCCTACACCCTGATTGTCGTAATGGCCCTCATCCTGAACAGAAAAGTGAACAGGGGCCGGATTAATTCCGCAATGAAACCGCTCCATGTGCTCTCCGCCGCAGCCCTCGCAATCAGCCACGGGGCAAACGACGCCCAGAACGCAATGGGGATCATAACATCGGTCCTTCTTGCAGCCGGTGTTTTGAGCACCTTCGAAGTGCCGCTCTGGGTTATCGTATCGTCATGCCTTGCAATCGCAATGGGGACCATGATCGGCGGGTGCAATGTTATCGACAAAATGGCGAACAAGATAACGCATATCAGCCAGTACCAGGGCTTTGCGGCATCAACCGGGGGAGCGATGATTCTCTCGCTGATGACGGCCTTCGGGGTCCCGGTCTCGACGACCCACGCGATAAGCGGCTCGATAATGGGGGCAGGCGCCACAAGGGGCCGGGCTGCCGTAAACTGGTCCGCGTCCCGCGAGATCGTCGCCGCATGGTTCGTGACCATTCCTGCTTCGATGGCATTGTCCTATGTCGTCATGCTGCTCATAATGGCGGTGTTCGGATGA